Proteins co-encoded in one Longimicrobiaceae bacterium genomic window:
- a CDS encoding response regulator: MMQRTILVVDDEPEMRDVCRAALTREGFDVLEAEDGVEALALLERRGGDVDLVVSDAVMPRMGGRELIWEMSRRFPRIPVLLASGILADPDASYGLDVAPAAFVPKPFDPAELVRTVREALQPTPEPSGGTAT; the protein is encoded by the coding sequence ATGATGCAGCGCACGATCCTGGTGGTGGACGACGAGCCGGAGATGCGGGACGTATGCCGCGCCGCGCTCACCCGCGAGGGCTTCGACGTCCTCGAGGCCGAGGACGGGGTGGAGGCGCTCGCGCTCCTCGAGCGCCGCGGCGGCGACGTGGACCTGGTGGTCTCGGACGCGGTGATGCCGCGGATGGGAGGTCGGGAGCTGATCTGGGAGATGTCGCGGCGGTTCCCGCGGATCCCGGTCCTGCTCGCCTCGGGGATCCTGGCCGACCCCGACGCCAGCTACGGGCTGGACGTCGCCCCCGCCGCCTTCGTCCCCAAGCCCTTCGACCCGGCCGAGCTGGTGCGGACGGTCCGGGAAGCGCTGCAGCCCACCCCCGAGCCGAGCGGGGGAACCGCCACGTAG
- a CDS encoding DUF3565 domain-containing protein codes for MPSVPLAPRPRTGGCARARRVRLPDARKCFPGRSSSFRFLPTLEAPIPRHRPPAIPRRIRGFHLDDEGHWVAELECGHAQHVRHDPPWQVRPWVVTAEGRAGFVGRTLGCVECAGADPETTEGGS; via the coding sequence ATGCCATCCGTTCCCCTCGCGCCGCGGCCCCGGACAGGCGGCTGCGCCCGCGCCCGGCGCGTACGGCTGCCCGATGCCCGGAAGTGCTTTCCGGGTCGAAGCTCCTCGTTCCGTTTCCTTCCCACCCTGGAGGCCCCGATTCCTCGCCACCGCCCTCCCGCCATCCCCCGGCGCATCCGCGGCTTCCACCTCGACGACGAGGGACACTGGGTGGCGGAGCTGGAATGCGGCCACGCGCAGCACGTGCGGCACGACCCGCCCTGGCAGGTGCGGCCCTGGGTCGTCACCGCCGAGGGACGCGCCGGGTTCGTCGGCCGGACGCTGGGGTGCGTGGAGTGCGCCGGGGCGGACCCCGAAACGACCGAGGGAGGCTCATGA
- a CDS encoding thioredoxin family protein: protein MKLLYFRAEWCGVCREKGPVVEEAARSLGLPLEVLDWDEERGRAEAEARRIRTVPTLALVHGDRVPFQLVGRMITPENVAHFVARVRPAGGPPAP, encoded by the coding sequence ATGAAGCTGCTGTACTTCCGCGCGGAATGGTGCGGCGTCTGCCGGGAGAAGGGTCCCGTGGTGGAGGAGGCCGCCCGCTCGCTGGGGCTGCCGCTGGAGGTGCTCGACTGGGACGAGGAGCGCGGGCGCGCCGAGGCGGAAGCGCGGCGGATCCGCACCGTCCCCACCCTAGCGCTGGTTCACGGCGACCGCGTCCCCTTCCAGCTGGTGGGGCGGATGATCACCCCGGAGAACGTGGCGCACTTCGTGGCCCGCGTGCGGCCGGCGGGCGGACCGCCCGCTCCCTGA